The proteins below come from a single Corylus avellana chromosome ca3, CavTom2PMs-1.0 genomic window:
- the LOC132174074 gene encoding F-box protein At5g49610-like, which translates to MEFPTLSLDMLFEIFSRTSLQTIGRCRLVSKDLNSITYDSNFMQAFHQRTKTISGFFIQSMSQFVSNSLTDDSTVSLKFLPAPVKIEAATKQGILLCVNKDNPRRYRIPEYYVCKPSTKEWHQIPNPKTRFFTQRIGMVVLRLEPLCYKIVRFSSPKSKWTNYKSKLYNTLHCEVYSSETCAWKRLGNVLLPWIEYLRWEPAVSSCGALHWLMTNHEIFTFFADTESWEIFDLPFPLCKEHYFKHMKLVDYSGHLAMLCMEDSSMQLWVMEDSETKKWSKRQNISIKAIQEVERYPRPVSFESSDIILIEGFCRLILYNFKSCSVNVRKIGINFDQSTEIFPFQSDSEPMHLKNYWKKEQLSTTKIGRRNSYPKFFGCLACFSAIVYIIFVCNR; encoded by the coding sequence ATGGAGTTCCCTACTCTTTCTTTGGATATGTTATTCGAAATCTTTAGCCGGACATCTTTACAGACTATTGGGCGATGCAGATTGGTTTCGAAAGATTTGAACTCGATTACTTACGACTCAAATTTCATGCAAGCATTCcatcaaagaacaaaaacaatatCCGGGTTTTTCATACAATCCATGTCCCAgtttgtatctaattctcttaCTGATGATTCTACAGTGTCCCTCAAATTTTTGCCTGCTCCTGTCAAAATAGAAGCGGCTACCAAACAAGGCATCTTATTATGCGTGAATAAAGACAACCCAAGAAGATATCGAATACCTGAATATTATGTCTGCAAGCCTAGCACCAAAGAATGGCACCAAATTCCGAATCCTAAAACACGATTTTTCACCCAAAGAATTGGGATGGTGGTGCTCAGATTAGAGCCTTTGTGCTATAAAATAGTTCGATTTTCAAGTCCCAAGTCTAAATGGACAAATTACAAATCTAAATTATACAATactcttcattgtgaggtttaTTCTTCAGAAACGTGCGCATGGAAACGCTTGGGAAATGTTTTGCTGCCATGGATCGAGTACTTAAGATGGGAGCCTGCCGTTTCTTCATGCGGTGCGCTTCATTGGCTCATGACCAATCATGAGATCTTCACATTTTTTGCAGATACAGAAAGTTGGGAAATATTTGATCTCCCTTTTCCTCTATGCAAGGAACATTATTTCAAGCATATGAAGCTCGTGGACTACAGCGGCCACCTTGCAATGCTTTGCATGGAAGATAGTTCTATGCAACTTTGGGTAATGGAAGATagtgaaacaaaaaaatggagCAAGAGACAGAATATAAGCATTAAAGCCATTCAAGAGGTGGAACGCTATCCTCGTCCCGTGAGTTTTGAAAGTTCTGATATTATACTCATAGAGGGCTTCTGCCGCCTAATTTTGTACAACTTTAAAAGTTGTAGCGTCAATGTACGCAAGATAGGGATCAATTTCGATCAATCTACTGAAATTTTCCCCTTCCAATCTGACTCAGAGCCGATGCATTTGAAGAATTATTGGAAAAAGGAACAGTTATCCACAACGAAGATTGGAAGAAGGAACAGTTATCCAAAGTTCTTTGGTTGTTTGGCTTGTTTCTCTGCAattgtttatataatatttgtttgtAATCGGtag
- the LOC132173884 gene encoding probable methyltransferase PMT21 isoform X2 — protein sequence MKHKDGKPGPQGDKSSRLVPMSIMFIVLCGFSFYLGGIFCSEKNRFNTKNVARDVQSPKRSVATPLQIKPTQFPVCSSDYQDYTPCTDPRRWKKYGLQRLSFMERHCPPVYERKECLVPPPDGYKPPIKWPKSRDECWYRNVPYDWINKQKSNQHWLRKEGEKFLFPGGGTMFPRGVGAYVDLMQDLIPEMTDGTVRTAIDTGCGVASWGGDLLDRGILTVSLAPRDNHEAQVQFALERGIPAILGIISTQRLPFPSNSFDMAHCSRCLIPWTEFGGIYLLEIHRILRPGGFWVLSGPPVNYKNRWRGWNTTVEEQRSDYEKLQELLTSMCFKLYNTKDDIAVWQKSSDNSCYNQLAKPDVYPPKCDDSLEPDSAWYTPLRSCVVVPNPKFKKSALTAITKWPERLHTAPERISDVHGGSASTFKHDDSKWTVRVKHYKKLLPAIGTDKIRNVMDMNTAYGGFAAALVDDPLWVMNVVSSYAANTLPVVFDRGLIGTYHDW from the exons ATGAAGCATAAAGATGGAAAACCAGGTCCCCAAGGGGACAAAAGTTCAAGGCTTGTCCCCATGTCAATCATGTTTATTGTGCTATGTGGATTTTCATTTTACCTTGGTGGAATCTTTTGTTCTGAGAAGAACAGGTTTAACACCAAGAATGTTGCAAGGGATGTCCAATCTCCCAAGAGATCAGTAGCTACTCCTCTACAAATTAAACCTACTCAGTTTCCTGTATGCAGCAGTGACTATCAAGACTACACTCCATGCACAGATCCAAGG AGATGGAAGAAGTATGGCCTTCAGCGGCTTAGTTTCATGGAACGCCACTGCCCTCCTGTATATGAAAGGAAGGAATGCTTGGTTCCACCACCTGATGGGTATAAGCCACCAATTAAATGGCCAAAGAGCAGGGATGAATGCTGGTACAG GAATGTGCCATATGATTGGATTAACAAGCAAAAATCTAATCAACATTGGCTGAGGAAAGAAGGGGAGAAGTTCCTCTTTCCTGGTGGGGGTACTATGTTCCCTAGAGGCGTTGGTGCATATGTTGATCTGATGCAAGATCTGATTCCAGAAATGACAGATGGGACTGTTCGAACTGCGATTGACACTGGGTGTGGG GTTGCAAGCTGGGGTGGTGATTTGTTAGATCGTGGGATTCTAACAGTTTCTCTAGCCCCAAGAGATAATCATGAAGCTCAAGTCCAGTTTGCACTGGAACGTGGAATTCCAGCAATACTTGGCATCATTTCTACACAGCGCCTTCCCTTCCCCTCAAATTCATTTGATATGGCTCATTGCTCAAGATGCCTTATCCCCTGGACAGAGTTTG GTGGAATTTACCTCCTCGAAATACACCGCATACTTCGTCCTGGAGGCTTCTGGGTTTTGTCTGGCCCACCTGTTAACTATAAAAACCGCTGGCGGGGATGGAACACAACTGTGGAAGAGCAGAGATCAGATTATGAAAAGTTGCAGGAGCTGCTAACTTCTATGTGCTTCAAACTGTACAACACGAAAGATGATATTGCTGTTTGGCAGAAATCTTCAGACAATAGTTGCTACAATCAGCTGGCTAAGCCAGATGTCTATCCACCTAAATGTGATGATAGCCTGGAACCAGATTCAGCATGGTACACTCCACTTCGCTCTTGTGTTGTTGTTCCAAACCCGAAGTTTAAGAAATCTGCGTTGACAGCCATCACTAAATGGCCTGAGCGGTTGCATACTGCACCTGAACGGATCTCAGATGTTCATGGTGGAAGTGCTAGTACTTTCAAGCATGATGACAGTAAGTGGACGGTGCGAGTGAAGCATTACAAAAAGTTGCTCCCTGCCATTGGGACTGATAAGATAAGAAATGTAATGGACATGAATACAGCTTATGGAGGTTTTGCTGCGGCTTTAGTTGATGATCCCCTGTGGGTCATGAATGTGGTCTCGTCCTATGCTGCCAATACACTTCCTGTCGTCTTTGATCGTGGTCTCATTGGCACATACCATGATtggtaa
- the LOC132173884 gene encoding probable methyltransferase PMT21 isoform X1: MKHKDGKPGPQGDKSSRLVPMSIMFIVLCGFSFYLGGIFCSEKNRFNTKNVARDVQSPKRSVATPLQIKPTQFPVCSSDYQDYTPCTDPRRWKKYGLQRLSFMERHCPPVYERKECLVPPPDGYKPPIKWPKSRDECWYRNVPYDWINKQKSNQHWLRKEGEKFLFPGGGTMFPRGVGAYVDLMQDLIPEMTDGTVRTAIDTGCGVASWGGDLLDRGILTVSLAPRDNHEAQVQFALERGIPAILGIISTQRLPFPSNSFDMAHCSRCLIPWTEFGGIYLLEIHRILRPGGFWVLSGPPVNYKNRWRGWNTTVEEQRSDYEKLQELLTSMCFKLYNTKDDIAVWQKSSDNSCYNQLAKPDVYPPKCDDSLEPDSAWYTPLRSCVVVPNPKFKKSALTAITKWPERLHTAPERISDVHGGSASTFKHDDSKWTVRVKHYKKLLPAIGTDKIRNVMDMNTAYGGFAAALVDDPLWVMNVVSSYAANTLPVVFDRGLIGTYHDWCEAFSTYPRTYDLLHLDGLFTAESQRCDMKYVLLEMDRIVRPNGYAIIRESSYFVDAVATIAKGMRWDCRKEDTEYGIEKEKILICQKKLWYSPNKSSR; the protein is encoded by the exons ATGAAGCATAAAGATGGAAAACCAGGTCCCCAAGGGGACAAAAGTTCAAGGCTTGTCCCCATGTCAATCATGTTTATTGTGCTATGTGGATTTTCATTTTACCTTGGTGGAATCTTTTGTTCTGAGAAGAACAGGTTTAACACCAAGAATGTTGCAAGGGATGTCCAATCTCCCAAGAGATCAGTAGCTACTCCTCTACAAATTAAACCTACTCAGTTTCCTGTATGCAGCAGTGACTATCAAGACTACACTCCATGCACAGATCCAAGG AGATGGAAGAAGTATGGCCTTCAGCGGCTTAGTTTCATGGAACGCCACTGCCCTCCTGTATATGAAAGGAAGGAATGCTTGGTTCCACCACCTGATGGGTATAAGCCACCAATTAAATGGCCAAAGAGCAGGGATGAATGCTGGTACAG GAATGTGCCATATGATTGGATTAACAAGCAAAAATCTAATCAACATTGGCTGAGGAAAGAAGGGGAGAAGTTCCTCTTTCCTGGTGGGGGTACTATGTTCCCTAGAGGCGTTGGTGCATATGTTGATCTGATGCAAGATCTGATTCCAGAAATGACAGATGGGACTGTTCGAACTGCGATTGACACTGGGTGTGGG GTTGCAAGCTGGGGTGGTGATTTGTTAGATCGTGGGATTCTAACAGTTTCTCTAGCCCCAAGAGATAATCATGAAGCTCAAGTCCAGTTTGCACTGGAACGTGGAATTCCAGCAATACTTGGCATCATTTCTACACAGCGCCTTCCCTTCCCCTCAAATTCATTTGATATGGCTCATTGCTCAAGATGCCTTATCCCCTGGACAGAGTTTG GTGGAATTTACCTCCTCGAAATACACCGCATACTTCGTCCTGGAGGCTTCTGGGTTTTGTCTGGCCCACCTGTTAACTATAAAAACCGCTGGCGGGGATGGAACACAACTGTGGAAGAGCAGAGATCAGATTATGAAAAGTTGCAGGAGCTGCTAACTTCTATGTGCTTCAAACTGTACAACACGAAAGATGATATTGCTGTTTGGCAGAAATCTTCAGACAATAGTTGCTACAATCAGCTGGCTAAGCCAGATGTCTATCCACCTAAATGTGATGATAGCCTGGAACCAGATTCAGCATGGTACACTCCACTTCGCTCTTGTGTTGTTGTTCCAAACCCGAAGTTTAAGAAATCTGCGTTGACAGCCATCACTAAATGGCCTGAGCGGTTGCATACTGCACCTGAACGGATCTCAGATGTTCATGGTGGAAGTGCTAGTACTTTCAAGCATGATGACAGTAAGTGGACGGTGCGAGTGAAGCATTACAAAAAGTTGCTCCCTGCCATTGGGACTGATAAGATAAGAAATGTAATGGACATGAATACAGCTTATGGAGGTTTTGCTGCGGCTTTAGTTGATGATCCCCTGTGGGTCATGAATGTGGTCTCGTCCTATGCTGCCAATACACTTCCTGTCGTCTTTGATCGTGGTCTCATTGGCACATACCATGATtg GTGTGAAGCGTTCTCGACATATCCTCGAACTTATGATCTCCTTCACCTTGATGGCCTTTTTACAGCCGAAAGCCAAAG ATGTGATATGAAATATGTGCTATTGGAGATGGACCGGATTGTGCGACCCAACGGGTATGCAATAATTCGGGAATCTAGCTATTTTGTGGATGCTGTTGCCACCATTGCCAAGGGGATGAGATGGGATTGTCGTAAAGAAGACACCGAGTATGGCATTGAGAAGGAGAAGATATTGATTTGCCAGAAAAAACTCTGGTACTCCCCTAACAAGAGCTCAAGATGA
- the LOC132173280 gene encoding uncharacterized protein LOC132173280: MVYLFLSEPKWDENGDGGSASTRISLLNKLESVIWSLMTSGGRSEARLWLCNTIAGIRSITSHHQRELFVSLLRSKPLKRALYCQLLRMIFEKRPQKVGSVIAKKSCILEKFFEGNPRRILQWFSNFATGGGVEHGKGAKALSQFAFVNRDICWEELEWKGKHGQSPAVVATKPHYFLDLDVQQTVENFLDNVPEFWSSNEFAESLKDGEILFIDREFFVEYFIDLMYKEDSRDVWGVINDFLIEESFSSLCHHLLITLEEKDLHNFLELLCKLLNPRMEPRDFSNSSYLFEVILSKCSDCGSIDQMLLLNAVINQGRKLLRVLRDEEGQEEHAKIKDIMSQICAISSNANSLVPIFTKCFKTKTIKAITWLGLQSWVLYYRLSEECQTPDSWESLFMDNGIGFRTSNKYKLLHHDGLSEESGSDSDCKASKRVKPKKKEKRRKRRRKNIDHDGSDDNELPYFDTTSMTVGLQANAGSWLLSTDGYSISWSCADLPEHLSKHCFSRWMKWVFAEWGMKPA; this comes from the exons ATGGTGTATTTGTTTTTGTCGGAGCCCAAATGGGATGAGAATGGAGATGGTGGCTCTGCCAGTACTAGAATATCTCTTTTGAATAAGCTGGAATCAGTTATTTGGTCACTGATGACGTCTGGAGGTCGGTCAGAGGCTCGACTATGGCTTTGTAACACTATAGCAGGCATAAGGTCTATCACTTCCCACCATCAGCGTGAGTTATTTGTGAGCTTATTGAGATCTAAACCACTAAAGCGGGCTTTATACTGTCAACTCCTGCGAATGATATTTGAGAAAAGACCACAGAAAGTGGGGTCCGTCATAGCCAAGAAAAGCTGCATACTTGAGAAATTCTTTGAAG GAAATCCGAGACGTATATTGCAATGGTTTTCTAATTTTGCCACTGGTGGTGGAGTGGAGCACGGAAAAGGTGCTAAGGCATTATCCCAATTTGCTTTTGTAAATCGGGATATCTGTTGGGAGGAGCTTGAATGGAAGGGAAAACATGGTCAGTCACCTGCAGTGGTTGCTACCAAGCCCCATTACTTTCTAGATTTGGATGTCCAACAAACTGTCGAGAATTTCCTTGACAATGTGCCTGAATTCTGGTCATCAAATGAGTTTGCTGAGTCGTTAAAAGATGGTGAGATTTTGTTCATTGATAGAGAATTCTTtgtagaatattttattgatttgatGTATAAAGAGGATTCAAGAGATGTATGGGGAGTCATAAACGATTTCCTAATTGAGGaatctttctcttctttgtgTCACCACCTTCTTATTACTCTGGAGGAGAAGGACTTGCATAATTTTCTGGAATTGCTTTGCAAACTTCTCAACCCAAGAATGGAACCTAGGGATTTTAGTAATTCATCTTACTTGTTTGAGGTTATACTTTCTAAGTGCAGTGACTGTGGATCTATTGATCAGATGCTACTGTTAAATGCGGTTATTAATCAGGGACGCAAACTTCTACGGGTTCTACGTGATGAAGAGGGCCAGGAGGAACATGCAAAAATCAAAGACATTATGTCACAGATTTGTGCAATATCAAGCAATGCTAATAGCTTGGTGCCCATCTTTACAAAATGCTTCAAAACAAAGACCATTAAAGCAATAACATGGCTGGGGCTTCAGTCTTGGGTTCTTTATTATAGATTGTCAGAGGAGTGCCAGACTCCTGATTCCTGGGAATCATTATTCATGGATAATGGTATAGGTTTTCGGACATCGAATAAGTATAAATTGCTACATCATGATGGATTGTCAGAAGAAAGTGGTTCTGATTCTGACTGTAAAGCATCAAAAAGAGTTAAgcccaagaagaaagaaaaaagaagaaagagaagaaggaaaaacatCGATCATGATGGCAGCGATGACAATGAGCTGCCATATTTTGATACTACAAGTATGACAGTGGGTTTGCAAGCTAATGCCGGAAGTTGGTTGCTCTCTACTGATGGATACTCTATATCATGGAGCTGT GCGGACTTACCAGAACATCTTTCTAAGCATTGCTTCTCCAGATGGATGAAATGGGTATTTGCAGAGTGGGGAATGAAGCCTGCTTGA